The region AAGCCTATTTAATTAAGGATTTTCTAATTTTACATTATCCAAATCCTGTGGGATTAGCTATGGTCTGATTTGAGGAGCTTCAATCTTCAATTATGTGCAAGAAGATGGAACTTCATCCTTGTACTTCACACACactttataattatttatggGTGTTTTATGTCAGGATTTCAAACCTTTTAATTTTAAGgccctttaaaataaaaccccAGCAGTGGAAATTTAACAGGCCAGTACTCTGAAGCTTTTCTATGTCCTGATGCCGTtatatcatgaatatttaaGGTATGTTGCTGTTTAGGATTTGCAGTATTTCATAATTAAAGGATCATAGTGTTGCCAAAGATGTGTAAACTAGGAGTGGTTTTATCATCATAGTCCAAAACAAGTAATTTTGGAAATGTGTAActagaaataattaaatagtgCCAACTTTCTATGTCCTCTGAACTTTGTTGCATCTCATAATAGTCAAGTTTGGAGAATCTTTTGTGTCAGTTAGAGCAGTTACCCAAAAAGCACAGAATTGAATGTGATATGAGTCACACCATTGATTTTAGCCATAAAAGGACAGGGATACCTTACTCAAGGCCCTGACTGCAGTGTCCCAGTGGGGCCTGTGCTAAGCCTTTGTGCTGATGTACTGACACCCCGGTTTCTCTTCTGTGGTCCTGCCAGAGCTCCTCAGATGTGCCGGAGACCATCACCAGTCGGGACGCTGCCAGGTTCCCTATCATTGCCAGCTGCACCCTCTTTGGGTTGTACCTCTTCTTCAAAGTAAGGCAGACCCCTCTGTGCAttcttacacacaaacacagtttcacATGCTCgcgcacacatacccacacacacaaactcagacacacgcatacgtacacacaaacacactttcataTGCTGGCAAACAcaaacccgcacacacactttcacacacatacacacaaatgcacttctGCTTGGTCGCGCACGTGCACTGGCACACCCAAAcgcttttacacacacacacacacaaacactttcacacacatacacacaaacacaaacactttcacacacatacttgcgcaaaacaccaacacacaatttcacatgcttgtgcacacacacccactcacagaacacaaacgcacacaaacactttcacgcacataattacacacacactcatacacacagacaaacacacaaacgcacacagttAAAGGCTTGCAGCCCCATTTTGTGCTGATAGTGGGGAGATGTGGGTTAGGAGCGTTTAGTGGTTTCCAAATGAGATCTCTGATGATGCTTGAATCCCAAATATTGATAGGTGCATGGATTTGCTTTAGTACAGGGTGTCTGGTTTTAACAGGGCGCATCAAGCTAAGCCAGAACACATCATACGTTCTCATTAATTTCACAGTAACCCTTTTTATTCTGTTGAATAGCAacctttttaatgatgttttctCATTCCTGCAGATATTTTCTCAAGAATATATTAATTTGTTGCTGTCGATATACTTCTTTATGTTGGGCATTTTGGCTTTATCCCACACTATGAGGTAAGCACGTTTTGCATTAAGTCTCCCATGACTGGGTTATTTCACAAGCGTTAGACTGCTTGTGGATCTAGGTTTGCCACATTTGCTTGATTACTATTTTGGTACTGTCAGTGCAACCAGTCTGTGAGCTAACATTACGCTTTGAGGTGTTTAGCCCTCAATCACTTATATTTCAGTGACATTCATTCTGCTGCCTGGGTCACCGCATTGCACAGGGAACACCTCCATTAATgctttgttgttattattaatgcaAGCGCAGGGGTTCCCATATCTTTTCGTGTCAAGATCCCCTTTAAGTGACCATCCTGTAGCAGGGGACCCCACCTGCACAAGATGTTTGAGATCCTTATCCAATCATCTTGTCCAATACTCATTATCGGCTGCAGAGGCTATCACACAGGTGCAAATGTGATCatatattatcatttatacaaGACATTTATTACTATGTgagtataaaataatttacaatgacaataatattACCAAGGGCATAAAATAGGTCATTTATGAAATTTGGAACTATGGAACAAAACAGTGTTCagtatttaatacatttcttcagTGGTACTGAGTACCCCCTTGGAGGCCTTTGTGGAATCCCTGGGGTCCCCAGACCTGTTTGAGTGCCCCTGATCCAGCAGAGTGGTACCCACCCTCGTGTTTAGCTGCCTTTTTCAAATGAAGTAGGCCTACTTGCCTTTCTGCATTGCTGCAACTGCTTCTGATTCTTTTGCTCGGCCACCCACGCCTAATTGTAGGATCTTTCggttattttacagtttagtaCAGTGCTACAGAACAgccaaaagcaaacaaaatccaCTGAACCTTGTGCAAAAGCAGCCTCTGtctttccatttctctttctctcacagtcCATTCATGGATCAGGCTTTTCCAGACAACTTCCCCAACAAGCAgtaccagcttctgctcacacagagttcagaggagagcagggaTGGTGAGTCCTGTGCCCATTCTGTAGTGAacccggttttttttttttttttttaaaacctcattTGGTTCCAGTACTTAAACATGACCCACTGTAGCACTATGTTCAGAAATAACGCtgcagttttgtatttttaacccttgtaagatcacaaatatgtgattagaatgttcctaactgaacattctaatgcttatgtaacaatcactactgataattgaatgcaatggagttctagaatactgacttggaattttgaaaaagcattccaaaacaCCTACACTGGTTAAAGTGGTGTATGCTGGCCTGTTGGCTGTACTGAAAGGGTTAAACGCTGTGTGATCCCTTCCTCTCCTACACACAGAAATCATCAATTACGAGTTTGACAGCAAAGACCTGCTCTGCCTCTGCGTCAGCACAGTGATTGGGGTCTGGTACATACTAAAGAAGGTAAATAGATTAGGTTTGAAGGGAGGAACAGGGTTTTTTGTTGTAGTGTATATTCGTTTTGGAGGCTGGGCCTTGAATGGTAACCtgcatatttttgttatatacAGATTTGTAATTGAGTACATGAATAAATCCATGTAATCCTGTCTTGAATCAATATTCTCTATAGTGTGTCTGATACACaccaatgtataacatgtagaGTATACTACTGGCTGATAGAATATGGCAATACCCATAGTATCCAATGGACCTATAGCCATGCTTTTTTAAGAGAGAAATATGCTGGTGTAGGTGcagggttttgttttagcccagcacctGGACACCAGTGCTATCACACGTTGTCTAGATGTGGTATTTCCTCTCTCTTTGGGCTCTTGCTGGAGAAGGTGTGGATGGCATTAGCGGGCGTAGCGAGCGATACTGTAGCCCTGTGCTTCCTGAGGACCCGCgtgcctgctctgcccgttaGCTCCATGCCTTACCCGCCCCTGTGTGTCCCCCAGCACTGGATCGCCAATAACCTGTTCGGCCTGGCGTTCGCTCTGAACGGCGTCGAGCTGCTCCACCTCAACAGCGTCTGCACCGGCTGCATCCTGCTGGCTGGCCTGTTCGTCTACGACGTCTTCTGGGTCAGTACGTCCACAcgcacagaccccccccccccccccccccatgatatctgtctgtctacttGGCTATGCGAGAATGCCCCCTGACCCCACCTGTCTCCATGAGGGAACCAGAGCACAGTTGCCATGGTAAATAAGACTGCCCTCCCACCAAGTATTGCACCAGCTACCTGTGATACGCGGGCAAGGGGACTAGTGGGGCGTGGCTTTGGTGGGTGGGGTTGGCTAAGACAGCTGAATCCAGGAAATCTGCCTGTAgatattttataaacatttcatataaCGCTTCATACTTCATTcacttttaataaaaacattcaatataTAATCTCAAAACTGGTATTTTTGTAATCATCTCTTATGctgattatgatgattattatcaATGTTCTAATTGTTATCATCACCATTAGTGCTACTATTAGTTTTATCATCACATTATATAGTCTGTATTCTTATCTGTTATTTTCTCAATTGTATGGATCTTCCACTTGACTGACATGCGCTTATAGTTGTAACCATGAGCTTCTTTCGCTTTAGGTTTTTGGGACCAATGTCATGATAACCGTGGCGAAGTCATTTGAAGCCCCAGTCAAATGTAAGTCGTTTTCATACATTTATCCTGCTCTGACATACTTCAGATGCTTTGTGCACTTTTTTGTATTgcaagggtgtgtgtatgtgtatgtatgtgtgtgtgtatgtgtgtgtgtgtgtgtgtgttcatatgtgtgtatgtgtgcctgtatgtgtattaaccctttctctccctgtgtccTCCCAGTGGTGTTCCCTCAGGACCTGCTGGAGAGGGGGCTGGATGCCAATAACTTTGCAATGCTGGGTTTGGGAGATATCATAATTCCAGGCAAGTCTACGCTTGCCCGTGCGGAGGTTGTGCTGCTTGCTCTTCCTTTTCTGGACTCACTCTTTCTGATCCTGCACCTGATGACGCATCACCGCAGCTCTCGCTCACCTGTACGGGTCATCTCGGGTGAACCCGCTTCGCCGCAGGACACCTGTGAGGTCACAAGAGCTGCTCCTTAAATACTGGCCTCATGGTCGTAAATATTCTGTCACAGCCAACACTGAATTGCACAAAATGAATAACTGTAAATCTTTAAGAACAGTTTTAGCATTGTTCAGTGTTTTGGGTCATGGAATTGCTTATAAAACAAGAATTTGGAAGTTCCAATTAGTTCTACTGAAgatttaaaagcacatttagTTCTCTGTAAGCACTATGCAGTTTTATGCAATGTACTTCCGGTAGATGGCTCTAAAGCTTTTTCAACTGTCCAGTTAAGCTGCTTCAGTGTTCTTATGTCATTCTTTTTCAGGTATCTTTATAGCATTACTTCTGCGCTTCGATGTCAGGTACTCAAATATCTTTTATGCTTCTGTCCCAATGTAGTTATatcatattatatattatatgtttCCATgtaattttatatgtatattatatgtGTACTGTAATTTTATCCTCATCCCCCAGCTTAAAGAATAACACAAGGACCTATTTCTACACCAGTTTCTTGGCCTATGTCTTTGGCCTGGGGCTCACCATATTTGTCATGCACACCTTCAAACATGCACAGGTGAGACCCCCCACCACCTCAGCTCAAACACGAATCACTCCTTCTCCATTCCAAGAATTATAATCGGTCCTCTCTTTTACCTTCCCAGCCTGCACTTCTGTACCTGGTCCCAGCCTGCATTGGGTTCCCTGTGGCAGTAGCCCTTGTGAAGGGGGAATTAACAGAAATGTTCAGGTAAATGTTTTGTggattcttttctctctcctacTGTGGTGACTGCATGTATGTGCTTTGCATCTGTATGTaatctgtactgtactgtatgtcattaATCAGTTTACAGTCCATGTAATGTGATGTAGCTGGATCTGGTTAACTCACATAATCTTTTCTGTAGTAGTGTGGGAAAGGTATTATAAAGAAGTTTTCTGTGTTAGATCAGTCCTgaaactctctttctctttctgtggtttttttcctctcccctttttctcccccgacctcctctgctctctccttcctgtcttTCTCGCCTCCGTCGTTCCCCTCAGCTACGAGTCTTCGGAGGAGGTGTTACCTCACACTCCGCGGCTGACCCACTTTCCCTCCGTTTCGGGCTCGCCCGCCAACATCGCTAACTCCATGCAGGCCTCGCCCTGTCGCCAGCgccacacgcccgcacacatgTAGGCAGTTCGGCTATCGCCGGACAGGTACCCACGCCCCCTCCCATGCTCTGCTGCATCCCATCATCCTTTGCTCTTCTGATCTGTACTCCCTTCAGCAAACCTGAACAGCAGCTGTAGTGGGAGAATTCAGTAGGTTGTGGGTTTAAATCCCAGGAGGGATCCTCTGCAGGGTGCAGCAGTTAGAAAGCTGCTGGGTAAAGCGCTTTTGGAGTGTGTTGGGTACGAGGCTGCAAGCTCTCTGCTCGCCCGTGGATGAAGACGTCTGCAAGGTGTGCAAATAGCAATTTAAATAGGCCCACAAGCAACAGGAAGCCCAGTGAGATTTATGGATCAATGCGTTCAGCTCTGCAGGTGGTTCTGGAATGTGCCGAGTTGTGGGAGCATTTGTTGAACTTTGCAGGAAGTTTGGTAGGGTGGGCGGGCCATTATAGTCCTACTGTGATTGGACAATTCTGCTGTAGTTTCCTCAGTGCAGACCTCTCTAATATTCCTCTTCAGAATCTATTACTGTGCCCTGATAGAGATATGGCAgggtacatgtgcatgtgtgttacaTCCTGTTTGTATGCTCTTAGCTGTGTGCATGTCCTAGTGCACATATTGTGTGTAGCGCACTACTGCGTGCTGGGTGCGCTACATGTTGTGTCGGCATATtgacgtgcttgtgtgtgcgtgctgaaTATCTGTGCtcgtgtgtttctgtatgtgtgtgtttgtttacacgCATGCCTGTATGTTAATAATCCCACCTCCCTGTGTTCTGTTTCCTCCAGGTATGAAGAATCGCCCGCCGAGGTAGACGCTACACATGCAGGAGAGGTAGACTCagagaaaaaagataaataatgaaCAAGAATCTCCCATTGCTTTTACACGCGCCTGAGCTGCACTCTCACCACAGGGTGGCGCTGTTAATGcacatgaaaatgtatattaagtGACTGTGTAACATGGACATTTGTAGGATTTTAGTGGTTTGTTTAAAGGGAGAAAAGTATAACAATGTACTTtactatttaattttatttgcctttttacACTGTTTGCAACATCAGTTTGTATAGACTGCATATGTGTTACTGTCATTCATATTGGAGGCAAGAACTCCATTTCTTTACTGGGAGTGAAATTAAGCAAAAAGAGTTTTTATGTATGAAAGAGTTGATCATGTTCTGTTCTGGATGAGGAGCTGGGTGAACTGCACTGCTGACGAGGATTCAGTGTTTTTCCTCAGTATTTGTGCAGAATTCAGGCTtgtatttgttgcatttttaaaacgaCAGCACCTTTGTACGCTCCTTTAGTCATTGCAGTGTTCACCCCTCGAACGGTGGTGCCAAACCAGTGGTAGCAGTTGTGGGTGTTTTTGCAGTAGAAGTGTTCCTGTGTtattcatgtacacacacagctcagctgaTGCACCCATGCTCAAGGGCACGTGTGTAGAGTCAGCTTACGCTGGTCACGGTGCCCTAAATTGTATTGCGTATTATCAAGgccgtgttttttttattgcctaTTAATTATGTTAACCAGCAGTGAGATGCTGATACGGCTTCCTTATTTAGACACTCGTTATGTGATCCTTTAaagacagcactttttaaattgGATTGATGGGTTTGTTTGGGGCCCTGGGATTAGGTTGTTTGAGGGCAGTGGCAGAGAAATCACCAGGCAGCGGAAATGTTGTTCCCAAGGCAACTTTAATGCAAGCTTGGTAGAGAACCTAATACAGAGGATGCTAATCTTCAGGAAGCTAGTCTTCATCCAAGGTACTCTCGGTTACAAAGTGTTGAATAGGTATGCATTTTATAATACATATTAATCTTTCTAAAGAATTCTTGGTCAGGATGATTTTACATGTCATGTTTCTAGGCAGACAAAACATTAACAACATTTGAAATGACTAGCTGTTAGTGTGTACATATGAACAGGCATTCCTTTGTTCCATCATTTTTACGTATTTTTACGTGTTTATTTATAGGTGCATGTGTATGGGGGTTAgtaacaatgtgtgtgtgtgtgtgtgggggggggggggggtgggagtgtatTAGAGTAGTAATATGTATACTTTGTTAGTATATATGGTGTTAGTGTTTGTCTGGCTGtcgcttttcttttcttgtatCCTATTATCTTGAAGAGGCCCAAGACAGTGGGGTCTTCCCCTGCGTCTGACTGTGTGGCCGTAGTGACCCCAGGAGGCAGGCTCAGTCCATATGAACCCCAGGCCCTGCTCCTCTACCCCATGTCTGTGCAGCCAAGCCACTTCTGTAGTACATACAGAGCAATTTTGCTTGGTCACATGTAGATACACAGCACCCTTTAGAAGCCACTGCACAGTTCATTGTTTTTCCATGTGTAAAATAAAGGCACAGAACTGCACTGTAGTCAGTCCTGTTGTAAAATGAAGTGCTGCTTGTCCTTTGTTAGCAGTGTTAATTGTAAATGTAGCAATATTTCTGTGTATGAGTTAGTCGCAGTGAATGTGAGGTAAATGGTTTTGTTACATAGACATGATGTTTGAAATGGCTTGAAAGCATACACAATACATAGATAATTTTTTGTGAGATGGGCCACATAACATACAGCTTTAgggatttatttcatttttaatgttgtttttttaagcgCTGATTGCCCGTTTCAATTGCTGGTGAATTGACTGATGAGCagtgtttttgtctgtcttagagaaatgtgatttttcatttgtatgacATGATTATTCCTGTTCTTCTGCATGCTGTCCAAAGTGAAGGGTTCTTCTGACAAAGCTGTGAATTGGTTTAGGGATTTTTAAGGGATATGGTTCACAGTTGTAAATAGTAATTCATATTTAAagatctctgtttttttttctgttacagtATATCAGGGCAAGTGGACGCTAGCTTGTTTTGTTGAGGTGTGGTTTTACAGTAAATGGTGGAGTACTGTACATCACTGGTCGCATTAATTCCTGTCTTTGAGTGCTTATCCATTGCAGTGAAAACTAAAATATATGTAGGGAGAAGATACATTTCAGTCCACAGAAAACTGACTATACTGTAGTTTGTAGACATTTCAGTCTGCAGTAATCCGTTTGCTTATTTGTACTTATAAAATGCTTCGGTTCTTGTGCATATTTGAGGCTTATTATCTTCGATAATTATGAGTGTTTGAATGTATGAGTTTTTGAGGTTGCCTCTTATGAATAGGCCTACTACacattttggagtttttgtgCCATTTATGCAAGGTTTTTTACTGTCCTTAATTTAAGAAATACAGTCCCAGCATGATTACTGCAGCTGTTGGGATTTCTGGGAATGAAAtgggatgtttttttgggggagtcAGCGTGCACTTgcattttcagtacaaatgtCTGTTTCCCGTGAACATCCTGGTCAGATACCGCTTAGTGCGATTCCTCTTGTGAGATCTTCCCCAGCTGCAGTCGAGCATTCCTGAAGGTGACGTGGAGAATGCGTTTGATCCGGTCGGGCCAGATGTACGGTTGAATAGGGGCGGTTTGTCTCCCCGGGGGTTCCGAAGCGGCGCGCTGTTTTAGAAGTGCCTCGATTGATCTGAAGTCGTCGCTAGTCTCGCTATTCGGTGCCGTCGCGAAGCAGCCGTTCACCCCGCCACTCGCGGCAATGTTTTCTTAACATTTCAAGTAACTGCACCGGTGCGGGGTTGAAGTGGGGGAAATTAGAAGCAGTTAAATTAGAACGCAGTCAGTGACGTAGTGCTGCGAGTGAGAACGGAAGGGAGTAAAATAATAGAAGAGCTGGAACTTGCAGGTGGCGCGCAAATGGAAAAAGGGGGCATCTTTGGGGGAGAGAATCACCTACAGACCCGTTTTGCTTGGACATAATGCTTCTGGTTTTGGCCCGTGTAAGAAATCGGTTTGTGATTTATTGCCGCGGGGCCCTCATTTGAAGTGGCATCAACTCCGGAAATCTAAAAATTTGAGTTTTTGACATCGCTCTCTCGTCTCCGCTTTGCGCCAAGACAGAtgagagggggtggtggtgccCTGATAAAATTCGGCCCTCTGGGTCGGTCGCGGAACATTTTGTTCTGTGGTGCAGGGTGACTACATccttattttacacattttctccTAGACAAATAGAACTATTTTGAAAACGGTTCCACCTACACCAGAAAGCTATTGATTCTGGgctgtaaattttaaaaaggaggcGAATGAGAAAACACAACCTTCTCTATTCCATTTCTCATGTTTtcctttaaataattttagaaatgtttttagaGGGATCTCATTTATGAGAACAAAAAGATCTATCGTAAAGGCTGTAAGTGTGATTATCTGAGTCTGCTATTGAGGCTATTTTGttaaggtttttatttatttttatttaaagatagACCACCCAGTGAAGGAAAGACTCAAGCTTTCCTTGCCTGCGTCCCTATGGtcttgactgaactgaaatgtacAGTTAAAACTATCAAACGGTTTCactatattcttttttttttttttttttttttttttgaatggctGTAAACGAATGGCTAGTTGGACATTTCTTCAGGGCATTCACTTAAATTTAATCTGTATTTCTACAGTTCTGACAAACTGTAATGCAGTTCCTTTTTAATGCGGAATGTATTAACCGGAGCCAGTAAATGAAAGAGGAAACCATGTAAATGGTTTtaattcccagctggggcactgcagttgtccccttgagcagggtacttaactagaattgcttcagtaaatatccagctgtatacatggattttataagagcatctgctaaatgctaaaatgtaatatatatgtaaTGTTACTTCCTCTGTAAATTGGCTTTACTGAAATCATAAATGATCTGAGATGTGCTTACAGGATGTTTCCACTAGAGGGCGGCACAGTCAGTAGGGTTGGTGGAAGATCCTTTTGCTAAGTGTTAGACGAGACCATAACTCATGATAAAACGGCAAAACGGAGCAAATGGTGGCTCCTAACGACTTGAAAGTACTTTTAGAGATCTGAGAATTATGGCTGAGCCGTAAACCAGCAATGAAAACTTGCAGTTTTTATATACGACAGAGTTAGTAGAATGTAGGCTAGTAAGAAGCAGACTGAAAGATCTCCtattacagcaaaaaagaaGAATTATTACTGTCATAGATAAAGGTGAGATTGGGCAGTGATTATGGTTGCCTCAGTAATATCACTTGAGCAA is a window of Anguilla anguilla isolate fAngAng1 chromosome 13, fAngAng1.pri, whole genome shotgun sequence DNA encoding:
- the LOC118210527 gene encoding minor histocompatibility antigen H13-like isoform X1, coding for MAEVDPGLPFPNETPTQDVLTNDTVSNSTDSANATVGKFVSTPEGSALAYGSLLFMALFPIFFGALRSVSYAKSKSSSDVPETITSRDAARFPIIASCTLFGLYLFFKIFSQEYINLLLSIYFFMLGILALSHTMSPFMDQAFPDNFPNKQYQLLLTQSSEESRDEIINYEFDSKDLLCLCVSTVIGVWYILKKHWIANNLFGLAFALNGVELLHLNSVCTGCILLAGLFVYDVFWVFGTNVMITVAKSFEAPVKLVFPQDLLERGLDANNFAMLGLGDIIIPGIFIALLLRFDVSLKNNTRTYFYTSFLAYVFGLGLTIFVMHTFKHAQPALLYLVPACIGFPVAVALVKGELTEMFSYESSEEVLPHTPRLTHFPSVSGSPANIANSMQASPCRQRHTPAHMYEESPAEVDATHAGEVDSEKKDK
- the LOC118210527 gene encoding minor histocompatibility antigen H13-like isoform X2, whose protein sequence is MAEVDPGLPFPNETPTQDVLTNDTVSNSTDSANATVGKFVSTPEGSALAYGSLLFMALFPIFFGALRSVSYAKSKSSSDVPETITSRDAARFPIIASCTLFGLYLFFKIFSQEYINLLLSIYFFMLGILALSHTMSPFMDQAFPDNFPNKQYQLLLTQSSEESRDEIINYEFDSKDLLCLCVSTVIGVWYILKKHWIANNLFGLAFALNGVELLHLNSVCTGCILLAGLFVYDVFWVFGTNVMITVAKSFEAPVKLVFPQDLLERGLDANNFAMLGLGDIIIPGIFIALLLRFDVSLKNNTRTYFYTSFLAYVFGLGLTIFVMHTFKHAQPALLYLVPACIGFPVAVALVKGELTEMFSYESSEEVLPHTPRLTHFPSVSGSPANIANSMQASPCRQRHTPAHM
- the LOC118210527 gene encoding minor histocompatibility antigen H13-like isoform X3 produces the protein MAEVDPGLPFPNETPTQDVLTNDTVSNSTDSANATVGKFVSTPEGSALAYGSLLFMALFPIFFGALRSVSYAKSKSSSDVPETITSRDAARFPIIASCTLFGLYLFFKIFSQEYINLLLSIYFFMLGILALSHTMSPFMDQAFPDNFPNKQYQLLLTQSSEESRDEIINYEFDSKDLLCLCVSTVIGVWYILKKHWIANNLFGLAFALNGVELLHLNSVCTGCILLAGLFVYDVFWVFGTNVMITVAKSFEAPVKLVFPQDLLERGLDANNFAMLGLGDIIIPGIFIALLLRFDVSLKNNTRTYFYTSFLAYVFGLGLTIFVMHTFKHAQPALLYLVPACIGFPVAVALVKGELTEMFRYEESPAEVDATHAGEVDSEKKDK